CCTGTCATGGGGTCTTGGTTAGCGTTGCCGGTGCCTTGGGCGGGAACGACGGCCAGAGTGGCTGTAGAGGTGTATGTCGTTGGGGTCAAAGCGGCCCAGGATCCGCCGATGACTCCTCCGAGGACAGCGAGAGCGCCAATCATGATGAGGTTTTTGCGGATAAGCCGCAGCATGTCCATAAATGTCACTTTTATCCCCCGAAAAGTTTTATTTTTCTTACTATTCATCATTGGTGGATTAGGGGAAGTGTCTCAACTGCGTGGGTCGCTGATGTATACGGGGTCTGAATAAGCGACTCTTTCATTGGAATCAATGATGCGACCAACATAAAAACCGGCAGAATCGGTGGTTATTTTCTGATTTCCGACAATGGTGCGCGATAGGGCAGAAAGGGCACTGGTAGCTGTTGCGGTATCGAAGCTGAGTTTGGCTGAGCGTGTGTTTTGGAGGATTTCGACGAATCGCATGGGGTGCGCGACAGTAAGTGTGGCGTTTCCTTGCGTGGCGTCGCCGGTGAGGCTCAAGGTTGGGTTGGTTGGCAGGGCGCGAGCTGCGGGGATGGAGTAGTAGTGGCTGCGCTGGTTGGTGGTGCGCAGTTTTTCGTTGGCGCCGTAGACGACAACGGGTGCGGAGACAACGTGTTGTAGGGGTGTCCCGCCAGTGGTGAGGCTCCAAGCATGGGCGCGTAGAAAACGTCGTGATGGTGGCTGATCTGCAGGAAGGGGGGTGTTGGTGGTGGCTGCGGTGGCTTTACCTGCAGGGGCAGTCATACGGATGGGCTCTCCGACGGGGGCTCCGCTGCCGTCATGGAGTTGCACATTGACGGTGACGTCGGTTTTTCCGCCGTTGAGGATGAGCGCTTCTGCGTGCACTGTTTGGCCTGCTCGGGTGTGGTTGGGGGTGGTGATGTAGAGCTCGGCGCGGGGTGTGGGTGGGGGGGAGGCCTCGGAGTTTGGCAGCATAGAAGGCGTTGATGTCTGAGCGGGTGATGTTCCAGTCGCTGCTGGGTTTGATGTCGGTGTGTTCGACGAGGTCATTCCAGGTGATGATGTTTTGCCAGGGGGCACCGGAGGTAAGGGCGGCTTCCCACTGATTGCGCATCATGGTGGTGCCTTGGGCGTCGACGATGCCCCCGCCGGGTGTTTCGCGGTTGTAGCCGGGCATGATTCCTCCGGCGTAGGGCAGGCTGCGGGAGATGGTGTAACGCAGAATGTCGTTCCAGATGTACTGGGAGCTGTCTTCAAAGTTCCAGGCTGCATCAAAGGCGTGGGCGTAGGTGTCGATACGGCTGGCATCGAGGGTGTGCCCGGTTTGGGAGGAGTCGGTCTGGAGGTCGCCGATGAGGTAGACGGGCAGCTGCTGCTGGTCAATGGTGTCGCGGACTTTTTCCCATTGTTGTGGCGGCATATTTCGGGGACCGTAAATGTAGATAACGAATTTGTCGCCTATTTTTGCCGCTGATGCATGTTCTTTTGCTATTTCAAGGTATTCGCGGATCATACGGATGAGCCCGTCGGAGCTGGATGCCATAAAACATGGAGCGATAGAGAAGTCGTTATCTGGGTGGGAGTCATTCCATGTTGGGTCGGCTTGTTTCATCCATTCTTTTGTGAAGTCGCTGCCGCGGTTAATTCCTTCGAATGTGAGTATTTGCATTCCGGTGAGTCCGGCTGCTTGGGCGCGGGGTAAACCTGAGGTGGGGCGAGGAGGTGAGCTAGGGCCGCCGGGGATGAGGTCCAGGGGGTAGGTCGATCCGTAGTCAGTTTTACCTGGCTTTTCGTGGTAGTCGGCGAGTCCGTGAGGAACCATGTGTGCCCACACTTGTTTGCCGGGCAGCTGGGTGGATGTTGCAGCGACCAGGGTGGCCAGAGTGCTGTCGGGTGAGTGGGCGAGGATGCTGCGTCGGGTTTCTGCTGCGATGGGGGTTTTACTGGTAGCGATTCCGGCACCTGCGGTTAGGAGGATCGCGGCTGTGATGATCGTGGTGTGTCGTGTCATACGTCGAAATGAGGTACCCATAGCGCTCTTTTCCTCAGGTTGTCAGGGCGGGTGCGTCAGGGTGCTGTAGTTCGCTAGAGCGGAAATGAGCTAGGAATGCTTTGGCTAGATAGAACGCCAGGGCCAGGGCGATCATCATCGTGACGACGCGGTTGACGTTGCGGGTGTTGTATTGGGTGATGTAGAGGACGCTGATGAGGGATAGGCCTAGTTGGGCGGCCAGGAAGAGTAGGGATAGTCCGCAGTCGGGGTCGGCGACGAGTTGAATGCATAGTCGCAGCAGGGTTCCCCAGACGAAGACGGCCACAGTGAGTGCGAGGGCGCCGAAGCTGGCGAATTCTCCGAGCATTGAGTAGGGGATGTAGTAGTGGACCCGCATGGAGGCGACGATGCGGTCCCACCCGGCGATGGAGGCGGGGGCGGGGTTGAGTTCGATGAGGATGTCATCGATGGTGATGCCGCGTTCTGCGGCGACGTGGACCAGGAGAGGGACGGTGAAGCCGACGTTTTCAGCGATGGTGGAGATGACGGTGGAGAGGTACCCGGGTTCGCTGAGGTGGCTGATAGTGGCTTCGGTGTAGGGGATGAGGCCGTGGGTGAGTTGGTTGCGTAGCAGTAATGGGATGGGTAAGGCGATGGCGGCGGAGGTGCCGCCGAGAAACCAGGCCCACACGTGGACGCGGATGCCGCCGAGGAGTCGACCGATGAGGAAGAGCACAGCTGATCCGGCGAAGAGTCGGGTGGCGCCGGAGAAGAGGATGGTGGCCATGGCGATGGCTAGGAGTGCGCCGGTCCAGGGGTGTCGGGTCGAGACGATGCCTGCGGCGATGAGCGCGACGGGGGCGATGACGCTGGCGAGGGAGATGATGGGTGGGGGTGCTTCGAAGGTGAGGTAGGCCGGTGCCCAGAGAAGGTATTGCCCTTTGGCGATGAGTCCGAGGGTGACTCCGCTGGCGGCGATGGTGAGCCAGAGGGCAGTGCTGCGGGTGGTTGGGGTGTGGGTGGTGGTGCGCCAGGTGAGGGGGATGGGGTGTTTGAGGGGGATGGTGGCGGCGCCGAGTAGGCCGATGAGTGCGGCGGTGACGAGGGTGATGGCGGTGGCGCGGTCGTAGGAGGCCCAGACGGGCCAGAAGGGGGTGTCGGGGATGACGAGTCCGGAGTTGAGGTAGATCTCTGCGCCGGCGAGGCTGAGGGTCAGCAGGGCGGCCAGGGGTACGCGGTCTAGGGTGATCCAGTCCCGTTGTTGGTGTGGCTTGGTGGTGTGTTGGCGCGTGTGCCTGGTGTCGGGCATGGTGCTCGTCACAGGTGTCCCCTTGTGGTTGTTCCCCCGGTTTGGTGCGGTTGTGCACCTTTGTTTGTGAAGGTATAGATGGGGGCTTTCCACATGCGGTGTGGCTGTATCCCAGGGGGTGTTTTCGGGGTCTCTGTGGCGGCGTTTGTGCTGGT
This region of Dermatophilus congolensis genomic DNA includes:
- a CDS encoding glycoside hydrolase family 71/99 protein, producing MGTSFRRMTRHTTIITAAILLTAGAGIATSKTPIAAETRRSILAHSPDSTLATLVAATSTQLPGKQVWAHMVPHGLADYHEKPGKTDYGSTYPLDLIPGGPSSPPRPTSGLPRAQAAGLTGMQILTFEGINRGSDFTKEWMKQADPTWNDSHPDNDFSIAPCFMASSSDGLIRMIREYLEIAKEHASAAKIGDKFVIYIYGPRNMPPQQWEKVRDTIDQQQLPVYLIGDLQTDSSQTGHTLDASRIDTYAHAFDAAWNFEDSSQYIWNDILRYTISRSLPYAGGIMPGYNRETPGGGIVDAQGTTMMRNQWEAALTSGAPWQNIITWNDLVEHTDIKPSSDWNITRSDINAFYAAKLRGLPPTHTPRRALHHHPQPHPSRPNSARRSAHPQRRKNRRHRQCATP